The region ATGGCAAGATGGATTTAACCCAAGCCGAGGCAGTGCATGAGTTGATCATGGCACAGACAGCGCTGGCGGCACAATCGGCATTGCATCGATTATCGGGTGGCTTGGGCAAGGAATTCGGTGCGATCTATCAAGCCATTATCGATCGTTTGGGGGCGGTGGAGGCCTATTTAGATTATCCTGAAGAGGAGCTAGAGCCTTTTGTCTGGCTACCATTAGATAGCTTGCGCGAACAATTATTTCGCTATCTTAAAGAAGAGCCGATTGGACAAATTTTGCAAGAGGGTGCGTTGGTGGTCTTGGCCGGAGAACCGAACGTGGGTAAGAGTTCGCTCTTTAACTGGTTGGTGGGCAGTGAGCGGGCGATTGTCTCGCCAGAAGCTGGTACGACACGTGATTATATTGAGGTAACGCTGGATGTGCACGGTTATCCGATTCGTTTGGTAGATACTGCGGGCTTGCGCGAGAGTGCGCAGGCGATTGAGCAGATGGGCATCCAGAAGAGCTATGAACTCTTAGCTCAGGCGGATGTGATTCTCTATCTTACTACACCAGCGCAACCTGCCGATGATGATTTTATGCTAATGTATAGAGATAAGTTGATTTGGTTAGAGAATAAGCGCGATGCATTGGCTAGAGATGCGCAAGTTGGAATGGAGGAACGCTTGGCGATATCGGTATTAAAAGGGTTGGGGTTGGAGGAGATGTTGGCAAAGCTGGTCGCGCATATCGACCCCGATGGCGTGGCTAAACGTCGCGAGCATGCACTTTTGGGTTCGTTGCGTCAGCGGGAAATTGTACAACAGGCGCTTAACACGTTGGTAGAGTGCGAGGCGCTTGCTAAGGAAGATGCCCTCGATTTGGTGGCCTTTACGTTGCGAAAAGCCAGCGGATATTTTGCCCAACTCATTGGCACGGATATGCAACAAGATGCCATGGACGCGATGTTTCGTCAGTTTTGTTTGGGCAAGTAGAATTAATTAATATGTATTGTTTAATAAGTGTGTTGTGTTTATGTGTTTTTTGTGTTATTATAAAATGAATAGATTTTATGTTAATATAAAAAGGAGACACAATTTTAAAAATGACTACTTTATCTGATTTGGTTAATTGTTATGATCAGCTCATTGTGCCGGATTTTCAGCGAGCGTATAGCTGGGATAAAAAGCACTATACACGCTTTTTAAAAGATATTGAGGAAGCGCTAGATGACTCTAGAGCAGGAATAGCTACTAAAGGAATTCCTTACTATTATGGGCACTTTTTGATGCTTAAGGAGTCTGGACGTAATGATGGACAAATGATTGATGGGCAACAACGACTTACTACCGTTGCGCTTTTTCTAGCCAGCATTCATCGCCATAATTTAAGCGCCAAAACAGTATCGTTTATTCAAAAATTTCTAGATAAATTCCATACAGTAGCGTATGATCAAGAATTTTTTTCTAGCTTGATAAAAGTGAAAGACGTAGATGCTAAGGAGTTAAAAGTACGTGAAACTACTTTATCTGCTGAACGATTATCAGCAGCTTATCGATATTTTTCCAAGCAACTCCAAGAGAGGGAGTCCACCGAAATAGATACGATGGTTGCTGTGTTAGCTAGTGCACAGGTTACGATTCATGAAATTGAGAATCTTATAGAAGCCACGCATATTTTTACTTTTCAAAACGATCGCGGTAAAGTGCTTACAGAGCTAGAGAAAGTTAAGGCCTTTGTTGCTTTTCAGTATTATCGCAATGGGGCAGACTTTGTGCGTTTAAAACGCTTTTATGATCGATTCACCAACATTTATCAGAATATTGAAAAGATTAGAATTGGTGTGAACGTCGAGGAGAACCTAGAAGATTCTGATGGTAGTGATAAGCTCGCTAAATTAGGGCTTAATGAAGATCAAGTGCTTTATGCTTGTTTGGACGCGTTTTACTTTCATTTTGAAAAGAATAAGCGTAGCTTTGAAGAACACTTTAGCGATGCAGTGGGAAAGAGTTTAAAGAATGACAAAGTAGCTATTATGGAATATTTAGATACTTTTACAGCACATTTAGAGAAGGCGTTTAAGACATTACTAGATTTTAGTGATTATCTTAAAGATGAGGGACAATTCTCCGTTGCTAAAAGTGTTACTATTCTTTCTAAGGGGGAGTCTTTTTATCCTTTCTTTTTCTTGCAAAATGAGCTAGAACCATTTAACAAAAATAAGATATCGTTTGCTTATCAGCAACTCTTTTTTGCCTTTGAACAATTGCTGGTTAGAGTTAATTGTGTGAATCATAGCAAGCGATTTGAGCATGGTTTTTTACGAGATTGGATGCGTTGGTGGCTTGATAGTAAGGAGCATCATGGATCTGTTGCTGAGTATATGTGGCATTTTCTAAATAGGTTGTATATCAATTCTTTTGAAGTGGAGGGAGAATGGCAACATCCTTACGCTTTGGGAGAGTCGGTGGTTTATGAAAAGCTACTAAGAAGACCGCATGGGTCAATTGTTTATTACATTTTGTGGCGCTGGGAGTTGCAGTTGCGTGCCGAGCAGGGATTAGAACTAATTAGGTGGGAGGATATGCCTAAAAGCATCGAACATATTGCTCCCCAGAGTTTGAATCGGAATTTGGAGATTGAAGGCTATTCTTTCTGGAGTGATATAAATTTTGACAAAGAAAAAGATTTAGAGGTTTTTTATGATCGTTTATATGGCTGGGGAAATCTTACTTTGGTAGCAAAATCACTTAACAGTGAGCTAAGTAATAAGTCTTTTAAGGAAAAACAGGAGTGTGTTCAAGCGTGTATTACGAAGGATAATCATCCTTCTTTAGCGCAATATCATGGTGTTTTTGTGGAGTATAATAAGCGTAGAAGTTGGAAGAGATCAGCTTTAGAAGATCGTCAAAAGCAAATTGTTGATTTTATTACTCATAGTTACCTAAACTGGATGGTATGGAAAGAGTATTACAATCCTGAAGAGATGCCTTCTTAATGTAACATAACCATAGAGAGCGCCTGATGGGGCGCTCTTTTTTATTTGAGGTAAGAAGATATCTTTTAGCGTACGTAAAAGAGGCGACTCGCCCCGCCGTCTATAGGAATGCGAAACCCACGATTGATGCGTGGAATTTCTTCGCCTGTCATCACATCGATAAGTCGTTTGCCACGCACCACATTGCTCACCACCGCGAGATTGAGAATGGAGTGGTCGTCGCCAAAATTAAAGACGCGCACCATCTGTTGGTTGCCCTGGTAGAGCACATCGCTGTAAATGGTGGTAGAGTGGCCTAAGAGCATGAGTTTGGCGCGTTGGAGCAAGGGTTCTTGCTGACGGATTTTAAGAATAGTGGGAAGCTCTTGCTGAAGGAGACGATCGTCTTGGGGGTGGAGCATACCGGTGTAGTGGAAAGGCTGGGGGAGCGTACCGATAAACCAGAGGAGTGGGGCGCTCTTGGGGGTGTTGGCGATGATGCTGGGCGGGGTTGTGGTGATGGCTTGCGCGCGTTCGCCGTAGAGGGAGCGTAGATTGTGGAAGTGGATGAGGATTTGCGGAGATTCGTTTTGGGTGATGAGCGCTTGCTCGAGGCTCTGTTGCCCTAGCGTGTTGAGGAAGATTTGCATCTCCTTGCGTCGGCCGTTGTGTCCAAAGGTCGCTTCGGTAAAAAATTCCCAACTGGTTTGGTGGCTACGTCCAATGAGATAGCCAGCTGTTCCCCACGCCTGCTTCTCTTTTTGGTTGAGTGTGGCGCTCTGCTTGATGAGGGTTTGTAGCTCTTTGCGTTCGGCATCGTTGATGTTATCGGTGCTGTCGAGGATAATGCCGTCAACTTGGTGATTACGCACCCAGTGATGTATCTGTTGAGTGAGGCTTGGTGTATAAGGTAACTCGATGATCACAAAGAGATTAGCTTGATGCGCGAGGGCGACAGCTTGCTCCAGTTGCTCACGGGAGAATTGCGTACTATTGAGCATGATGGTGTTGAATCCGATGGTGGCGATCTCGGTGAAAAATGTCTCTTGTTGGACAAACGCTTGGAGACTTGGCAACGGTTGATATATTGTCAAGTTGAGCGTTTTGGGCGCTCGATTACAGCTGGTTAGTGTACTCAACAGGAGCGTACCTAAGAGGAGGGAGAGCAATTTTCTTTTTTTATGCATGATAAAACCTTCTTCTTTTTATAGAATTTGTCGGAGTAAGAGCGAACAATTCTCTTATAATCTCCAAACCAAGAGAAATAGTCCGCGCCCCTCTAGGGTGTAGCCACCGGCCTCGTGGGGGAGAAAGATCGCCTCACCACGCGTGAGGGCGATGTCGTCGATGGGGAGCTTGTCTCGTAAGCGATTTCCCGACGCACTGGAGAGACGCGCTTTTCCTTTGAGCGCGAGGAGAATGAGTGGCTGATTCTTGCCGTTGATAAAATGACTCTCTTCGAGGTGTACCATTTGTATATGAAAGGGAAGGTTGCTTAGGGGAAGATCAGGGTTGTGGCGGTCGCGCTGGATAAGGTTAGGTTGAGGAAGCGTAAGATCGAGGTGCGACCAGAACGATGCGGGATGATGACTAGACGGCGAGGCTAAGGGGAGCATGTTGTCGCTGGGGGTGCTAATCTCTACCATCAAGCCACGTAGGATGAGGTGGGGTGTTTGCGGAGCAATGAGGATGCTTTCATCACACATTAAGAGCTGGTGTTGCAAGAAGAGGGGCATGATTAATGTGAGATCTTCTGGATTTTCTCCCGCTAAATGGACAATCTGTGATGCATAGCTAAAGATCTCTTGGTAGTCGTCGGCAATGCGCAGAATTTGTTGGGCAAGCACCTGTTGCTCTTTGGCTGGCAGTGTAAAGAGTTGCATAAGCAAGGCTTGCAAGCTCTGGGGCGTGGGCGATTGATAAAAAGGTTGCGCCATCTTCTGCAACGAGGCAATGCTAAAGAGCTCCAAGCGCTCTTGAATTTCGGCAAAAGGTAAAAATCCTGCGAGGATCTCCACTTGCGGGTCGAGAGCATAGAGGAGCTCACTCTTGGCAAACGCGTCATGGAAGAGGCGCTTCTCTGGCGCGAGATGAGCTTGGTTCTCGAGGAGCATGCCTGCCTTGGCTTGTGCCTCATTGGGGTGGAGATGCAACGGTTGCGCGCGCTCGGCGTGGAGAATCTTGATGATAAATGGCAGGTTGCGATCGGTGGTGTCGCCCAACAATAAGGCGCTCTGTTGATGCAACAGCTGGTGAAGGGTGAAACTCTTCTTTTCTACTACCGTCGTGCTAGGTGCTAAGGGGTAGGCGCTATACCAAAGCTCAGCAAGGGGATGGCTCTCTTTTGCTTTTTTGATGGCGAGGCTAGCCAAAAAAGGCAAGAGCGCGCCATCGCCCCCCCAGGGAGCACTGCGGATAAAGGGGGTTAGGTTAAGGGGATATTTACTCTTCATGATGCTTACAGTCTACACAAAAAGTTATGTTCTGTCAAACTGATGCGCAGTGTGAGCTTTGGGCTAGATAGTGGCTACGAAGTGTAGCCACCCAAAAAATACACTAAAAAGTAAACGGCGTACCCGTAATAAATTTCTTTTTGACCTTTTTATCGCGAGGCTCCATAATGTTTTGCATCTCGTTTTGGAAGTATTTAATAGCGCTTTTTGTTCTATAATCTTTGGCATGATGGGTATTATTGAGCTGCACGTCATTAATCTCAGGCCAGACGGCAAAGTAGCTTGTTACGCCCCCAATATTCTGTATATCCTCTTCGCTAAGGGGTACGTAAAAGTCGAAAGAGAGAACGCGCCCGTTGTGATCCACCGTCTTCTCGACGCGTGCAGGTAACCTATAACCATTATCATCAATGCGGAGTATGAGGTTAACTGAAGAGAGGTTGTCTCTAATCTCGTAGTGGCTAGTCTCATAGCGCAAGAGGTAGTGGATGCCCTCGGCGTTCTCTATCGCATAGATATAGATTCTAACGCCATATCTATCTTGCTGCAGTGCGGGGTAGCGGTACTGGGAATAACCTGTAGTCCAATATCGCCAGATGCTCTTACCGTAGACGGGGTCGTTGGCACGATACTCTATCCTCGTCCAATTTTTCAAACCATACGCATCTGGGCTAAATTGCGCGGCAAGGGGGCTAGTGGCTAGCGCTACTAGGGCTAGCATCAATACAAATCGTTTCATTAAGAAAACTCCTTTTTAAAAGAAATTATTTTCTTTATTATACTACATAAATCATCACGTTGTCAATCAAATCTCTCTTTGGCGCTACAATCACCATTGTTGGCAACCTCTTGTCTATTCGCGCCATTGAGGCTATACTAGGAGCATGAGGAAATTTTATCTATTGTGGATGTGGGCGCTGGTGTTGCCTTTATCGTGCCGTGGGGTATTGGGGATAAGTGACTCGCCTGAAGGTGTGGCAAATGATTTTGTACGCCATCTCTATCAGCTTAACTTCGATCCCTTATCGCATCTGGCGCAGGGATCTGCCTTAGAGC is a window of Entomospira culicis DNA encoding:
- a CDS encoding alpha-amylase family protein, whose translation is MHKKRKLLSLLLGTLLLSTLTSCNRAPKTLNLTIYQPLPSLQAFVQQETFFTEIATIGFNTIMLNSTQFSREQLEQAVALAHQANLFVIIELPYTPSLTQQIHHWVRNHQVDGIILDSTDNINDAERKELQTLIKQSATLNQKEKQAWGTAGYLIGRSHQTSWEFFTEATFGHNGRRKEMQIFLNTLGQQSLEQALITQNESPQILIHFHNLRSLYGERAQAITTTPPSIIANTPKSAPLLWFIGTLPQPFHYTGMLHPQDDRLLQQELPTILKIRQQEPLLQRAKLMLLGHSTTIYSDVLYQGNQQMVRVFNFGDDHSILNLAVVSNVVRGKRLIDVMTGEEIPRINRGFRIPIDGGASRLFYVR
- a CDS encoding type I phosphomannose isomerase catalytic subunit → MKSKYPLNLTPFIRSAPWGGDGALLPFLASLAIKKAKESHPLAELWYSAYPLAPSTTVVEKKSFTLHQLLHQQSALLLGDTTDRNLPFIIKILHAERAQPLHLHPNEAQAKAGMLLENQAHLAPEKRLFHDAFAKSELLYALDPQVEILAGFLPFAEIQERLELFSIASLQKMAQPFYQSPTPQSLQALLMQLFTLPAKEQQVLAQQILRIADDYQEIFSYASQIVHLAGENPEDLTLIMPLFLQHQLLMCDESILIAPQTPHLILRGLMVEISTPSDNMLPLASPSSHHPASFWSHLDLTLPQPNLIQRDRHNPDLPLSNLPFHIQMVHLEESHFINGKNQPLILLALKGKARLSSASGNRLRDKLPIDDIALTRGEAIFLPHEAGGYTLEGRGLFLLVWRL
- the mnmE gene encoding tRNA uridine-5-carboxymethylaminomethyl(34) synthesis GTPase MnmE, whose protein sequence is MEALYTNEPIVALATPWGRSALAVIRLSGEGTLALLASSFTGKLDQSHRMVFGKLVDRQSNQTLDEVMIAPFTHGAGYTGEEACEIYCHGNPHLIETILHYLVSCGFRLALPGEFSYRAVKHGKMDLTQAEAVHELIMAQTALAAQSALHRLSGGLGKEFGAIYQAIIDRLGAVEAYLDYPEEELEPFVWLPLDSLREQLFRYLKEEPIGQILQEGALVVLAGEPNVGKSSLFNWLVGSERAIVSPEAGTTRDYIEVTLDVHGYPIRLVDTAGLRESAQAIEQMGIQKSYELLAQADVILYLTTPAQPADDDFMLMYRDKLIWLENKRDALARDAQVGMEERLAISVLKGLGLEEMLAKLVAHIDPDGVAKRREHALLGSLRQREIVQQALNTLVECEALAKEDALDLVAFTLRKASGYFAQLIGTDMQQDAMDAMFRQFCLGK
- a CDS encoding DUF262 domain-containing protein codes for the protein MTTLSDLVNCYDQLIVPDFQRAYSWDKKHYTRFLKDIEEALDDSRAGIATKGIPYYYGHFLMLKESGRNDGQMIDGQQRLTTVALFLASIHRHNLSAKTVSFIQKFLDKFHTVAYDQEFFSSLIKVKDVDAKELKVRETTLSAERLSAAYRYFSKQLQERESTEIDTMVAVLASAQVTIHEIENLIEATHIFTFQNDRGKVLTELEKVKAFVAFQYYRNGADFVRLKRFYDRFTNIYQNIEKIRIGVNVEENLEDSDGSDKLAKLGLNEDQVLYACLDAFYFHFEKNKRSFEEHFSDAVGKSLKNDKVAIMEYLDTFTAHLEKAFKTLLDFSDYLKDEGQFSVAKSVTILSKGESFYPFFFLQNELEPFNKNKISFAYQQLFFAFEQLLVRVNCVNHSKRFEHGFLRDWMRWWLDSKEHHGSVAEYMWHFLNRLYINSFEVEGEWQHPYALGESVVYEKLLRRPHGSIVYYILWRWELQLRAEQGLELIRWEDMPKSIEHIAPQSLNRNLEIEGYSFWSDINFDKEKDLEVFYDRLYGWGNLTLVAKSLNSELSNKSFKEKQECVQACITKDNHPSLAQYHGVFVEYNKRRSWKRSALEDRQKQIVDFITHSYLNWMVWKEYYNPEEMPS